Sequence from the Fusobacterium russii ATCC 25533 genome:
TTATATTTATTTCTTACATTTTGTGCTCCTATACCCTCATAAACTACTGAATATTCAGGCATTATGACTATATCATGCAAAAGTGAATCTGCATCTATATTTAATTTATCCTGAGCCAGTCTTAGTTTAGGATCTGTTGTATCAACCTGTCCTACCACAGAGGCTGTTAAATTATTTCCTGCTCCCAAATCCTCAACTACTCCTATATTATAAGGATCTACTCCCAATAATATCTTTCCACCATCTTCTATCTTTATATCTTTTTTATATAGCTTTCCTGCTTTTTTTCCATTCCATAATAAAGCTTTATCAGCTATAGTAAATCTTCCTCCGGCTTTTACTGTTATATTTCCTAATGTTCCTGACATTAAGTCAACATTTGTTGAAATATTTGTATTTACTGTTGCAGCTACATCTGTAGAAAAAGAAGGTATTCTTATAATTCTATTTTTATTTGCACTGTTGGGTACAAAATTTACTTCTTCTACAGCTCCAAATATATATATATCTCCAACTGTTGTTGTATTATCCATAGTTATGCTTTTTAATTTATCTCCCGGATTTAACTTTCCTATACTTATGTTCCCTATAATACTGTTATTTGAAAAAACTAGACTTACTCCATTTTCAAATTTACCACTTATATTAGAAGTTGAATTGTCAAAACTAAGTGTCTTACCTGCTTTTATTGTATTTATAAAAGCATTTAAAATAGAATTATTCTTAAAATTCAAGCTTTTATTTATATCTTCCCTAAAAATATTTATTATCTTATTTGTATTTGTTTCAGCTAATACAGTTAAATCGCTACCCGCTTTATAGTTCTCTATCTGTCTGCCTTTATCGTCTGTCCCTCTTGCTGTAAAATTAGTCAAATCATTAATAATTATTCCATGATTTTCTATTTTACCTGCCCCCTTTAATGTATTATATGCTGCTAAATCATCAAATATGAAAATACCATAGTTTTTAAGGCTTTCTGTAACTAAATCGTTATTCCATCCTCCAGCGGAACTTTTTATACCATAGTTTTTAATATCTTTTACTTCTGTACTATCAACATAAGCATTATTAATTAGATTTTCTGCTTTGACAAAATATATATATCCATTATTGCTAACAGTTTTAGGAAAATAACTCAAAGGTGCTGTAAAACCTGTTGTTCTGTCATAAAAAGCAAAAGAAGAAATATAACCATAGTTGTATATATCTGTTATTCCCGGATCAAAATTAAATATATTTCCTCTATTCTCAATTTTTCCTGTTCCATTATTTTTAAAATTTTCAATTGTTCCCTTATTTATAAAAGTTTTATTTACTTCTGCTAAAAGTTCAAAATCTGAGCCATCCTTTAATCTGTTTTCTATTGTACTTCCTTCTATTTTAAATAAATCTGCTTTTTTTAATTTTTCTGTTGCATCTTCCAAAATTCCTGAATTTTTTCTTTTAATTCCACTATTTCCAACTTGATAGTCCTGTGCTCTTATCAAATTTGATGATAATAAAAAGGCTATTAATGTGGCTGTCGTTATTGTAAGTTTCCTTTTTAAATGTGATTTTAACATTTTTTCTATTCTTTCCTTCATTTTACATCCACCTCTTTTTATATTTTTATTTAGGATAACTTTATCTTATCTTAACTTTATTGTATCAAAAAAAAAAAAAAGCAACAAATTTAAACATTAAATTCTTAATTATTTTATTATTTATTTTTTGAATTTTAATAGGCTTAAATTCTTGCTTTGAAAATTTAATGTCTAAAAATTTCAACATTTATGAAAATAATTTTCAAGTAAAAAAGAGCATAGAAATGCTCTTTTTTACTTTATTTTAAACCAATAATATTTTTATAATAATATTTTTATAATTTTCTTCCTTCTGTCAAAACACCTTCTGACATAGTAAAAACTTTTTTACCATATTTTAAGGTATCAAGTTCATGAGTTACAACTAAAACTGTTGTTCCTCTATCATTAATTTTAGTTAAAAGCTCCATAACTTCTTTTGTGTTTTCAATATCCAAATCGGATGTCGGCTCATCTGCGATTAATATTTTAGGCTCATTTATAAGTGCTCTGGCTATTGTAACCTTTCTTAATTCTCCTCCTGATAATTCCTTCGGATAAGATTTTGCCAGATGTTCGATAGCTAATTCTTTTAAAAAATACATAGCTTTACTTTCCGAATCCCCTTCTCTATCATATAAATCATAGGGCAACATAACATTCTCCAGTATATTTAAATACGAAAGTAATGAGGGGGACTGCGGAATAAAACCAATATTTTCATTTCTAAACTTTGATTTTTCATCATCATTTAAGTTTTTATAGTCTATACCATCTAAAAATAATTCTCCTTCATTTGTATTTAATAGAGTGCCTATAATGTTCAATAAAGTAGATTTGCCACTTCCACTTCTTCCAATTATATGAATAAAATCACCTTTTTCTATTTTTAAACTGACATTATTTACCGCTTTAAAAGGAATATTTGCTCTCTTATAAACTTTAGTGATATTTCTTATATTCAACATCTTATAATTCCTCCCTCAAGCTTAAATAACTATCTTCCTTTGCTATTTTATTAGCCACTTTCATTGCGGACAACGGTCCTATAATAATTGCTGAAATAAAACTTATTAGAATTATTAAAAAATATTGTTTAAAACCGGGAGATAAAAATGGCATAGAAAATCTTTCAGCTACAGCTGGAAGCTGTATCATAGATATTATTATTCCCAAAAAAATTCCTAAACTTGCCCCGTATACTGATAAAATTGTAGCTTCTAAAAGAATAATATTTTTTAGTTTTTTCTTAGATGCTCCTAAAATTCTTAAAATTGCCATTTCCTTTTTTCTCTCATTAAAAATTGCCATAAAACTTATTCCTAAAATTATAATGGATAAAAGCCATAGAGCTACGATAAAAAAGGCTATATAAGTAGATAGAGTTTTTAAATTTGAAGAAATTGAATTTATAAATTTCTTACTGAACATTGCAAAAATACCTTCACTTCCAAGAGTTTTTGAAATTTTTGAAGATAGTTTTACAGAATCTACTCCACTTTTTACTTTTATCATAATTGAAGATATTAAGTCCTCTTCAGCAACTTTGTTTGAATGTATTCTTTCAGATTCTCTGGCTAGGACTCTAGCTGTATTTCTATTTACAAAAACAGTAGCATCAAAACCCATACCTGTCTGCTTTAATTTCCCAACTATTTTTAGATTTTGATTAAAGAAATGTATATCAGTTCCCACATCTCCAGAAACATGGCTGCCTACAATAGCTTCTCCATCTTTTAATTCTCTTTTAAAACTATGATTAATCCATGGACTGATTAAAAAATCACTCTCTATATCTATACCTATTATTTGAACCGGATATGAACAACAGGCTGCCGATAAAGTTGCAACATATATTTGTGGTGTCATTTTTTCTATCTCATCAAAGACTTTTAATTTTTCCATACTATCCTGAGGTAGATAAAAAGTAGATGGCTCTCCCTTTAAAAGTACACTTTCTATTTCTGCTTTATATCCGGCAGGAACAACTATAATATCTGCTCCCAACCTATTAGATAAACTCTCCAATCCCTGTCTTAAACTTATAGTAAACATTGAGCCAACATATAAAATAACTGTGAATATTACCACAAGGATAATCATATATGCACTTCTCAGTGGCTTCTGTCTTATGTTTTCCATAGCCAAATTAAATGAAGTTAACTTTTTTGACATTCCAAACCCCTATCTAACTTTTCTTAGAAAAATATAAATTAAATTTATTAGCATTACTAATGCAATAAGTCCTGCTATTATAGCTGCAATCTCAAATGTATGATGTGTATGACATTCCATTGTATGCATACTGCAAATACCATAAGGCTTTCCTATTTCATTTTCCATATATACTATTCCATGTGGAACCATATATACTAAAGCTGCTATTACTATGTTGGCAATAGAGCCTATAATTTTTATGAATTTAGCGAAAAAATATCTCGAAGCTAATATCATAGAAAGGCTTATAATAAACAAAAATACGGCAAATTTCATAATTAAATTTCCACTATAAAAACATGCCATATGCGAGCCATCCGGATTCGGCATACAGACAGGTGCAATATATTTAGGCACTAAAAATAACACTACAGATAATAATAAAGAAATGAATTCAAGTAAATTTTTTTTCATAAATAATCCTCCAATATAAAATATTGTATCATCTCCAATATTAACATATTTATTTTTTAGCAGTTTCTAAAGCATTCCAAACAGCTTCTTTAAATAGCTTATTAGAAATTGTTGCTCCAGATATTGCATCAACTTTTTCTGGGTCTTGTACATCTAGTAGTATAGCTGCATATTGATTCATACCGGCAACCGATTTTTGAGCCAGCAAATATTTAGCTTCCCCCGCCTCTTTTCCATAATTTTCATCTTTAATATTTCCTTTAGCATCTCTAAATTCTGAGCTACTTGCAACAATCTTATTGTCTTTTATCTCTATTATTATTTCAACAGAACTTTTAGGGTCATCATTTTCGGCTTTCCCTTGGTATATACCATCATTAAAACTCATCTTAGAAAAATTTTTCCCACTTCCACAGGCATTTAACACTAAAACCAATAGAAAAACTCCAATTAAATTAAAATATTTTTTCATTTTAAAACTCCTTTTTATTTTTGAATATCTTTAATTATTTTTCCATACTCCAAAATAATTTTTCTTTCAGCTTCATCTCCAACTTCATTATCATGTGTAACAACTATAATCGTAGTGCCTTCCTTATGAAGTTTCTTTAAAATTTCTATTACAATTTTCTCATTTGCTTCATCCAAGTTCCCGGTTGGTTCATCTGCTAAAATAATCTCCGGATTATTTATAAGTGCTCTTGCTATACATACTCTTTGCTGCTCCCCTCCGGATAATTGTTTTGGTAAGTGCTTTGCTCTCTCCTTTAATCCAACTCTTTCAAGTGCTTCAAGTGCTTCTTTTTCATCCGGAATACTGTGATAATATTGTGCTACCATAACATTTTCCAAAGCAGTCAAATAAGGAATTAAATGAAACTGTTGGAAAATAAGTCCTATTTTTTCCCTTCTTATTGTTGTCAAACTACTTTGACTTTCTTTTGTTATATCTAAACCATCTAAAATTACTTCTCCTATTGTCGGTTTATCCATACAGCCAATTATATTCATCATGGTTGTCTTCCCTGAGCCTGAAGAACCCATGAAAGCCACCCAATCTCCTTTTCTTATACTCAAGTTTATATTACTCAGTGCATGTAAGTCCCCATATATTTTTGAAACATTTTTTACTTCCAATAAAACTTTTCGCTCTTGCATTTTTTCTCCTCTCTTTCAGAGTCTATAAAACAATAGATAAAACTATATTTAACAATTTTGAAATATCCTCTTATTCTCCACGAAGAACTAAAGCCGGATCAACTTCTATAGCTTTTTTTACAGGATATAAACAAGAAAATACAGTGACCAACATTGAAACTATTATTGTTATTGGGGCAAATAAAATTGGAAAATTTATGGCTCTCCCAAAAACTCTAAGACTCACTTCCTGTGCAAAAATAAAGCCTAAGCCTACTCCTAAAACTCCTCCTATAAAGCCAAGTATAGAACCTTCACCTAAAAATTCACTCTTTATTTCTTTATCCGTTGCTCCTAAAGCTTTCTTTAATCCTATTTCTTTTCTTCTTTCAGCGACAACTGCCATCATTGTTGTACCGACAGAAATCATTGTTAAAATTAATACAACTGTATTAACCAATAGAACTAATGCCTGCAATTTTCCTAAAACAATATCCTGAGATTGAGTTACTCTCTTCACAGGACGCCCTATTACATTAGATAAATTTATCTTTATCTTTTCAGCTAAGTTTTCTAAAGTTTTTGAATCAGCTTCTATTGAGGCCTCTATTCCATCAATATTAGTTTTATCTTCTAAAATTTCATTCAATAAAGTTAGAGGTAGAAAAATAAAAGATTCCTCCGCTCCACCTGTTGTAATAATGCCCTTGACAGTTAATTTTTTTGAGTAAAAATCATCTCCTATATCTTTTAACTTACTATCTTCTGCACTGTCACTATGACTCGATGCAGTAACCTTAGTCCCTGCTTTTGGTCCTTCAACAATAAAGCTATCCCCTATTTTTAAATTTAATTTTTTTGAAATTTCCTTTCCTATCATGACATTATTTCCATCATTATTTGTTGACCATTCACCCTCAATATACCAAAATGGACTGTTCTTTTTAGCTTCCAACATATCGGTTCCTGTCAATATATATGGCTGTTGATTTATTTTTGTAGTTTCATATCTATATGGTGCCATACC
This genomic interval carries:
- a CDS encoding FMN-binding protein; translation: MKKYFNLIGVFLLVLVLNACGSGKNFSKMSFNDGIYQGKAENDDPKSSVEIIIEIKDNKIVASSSEFRDAKGNIKDENYGKEAGEAKYLLAQKSVAGMNQYAAILLDVQDPEKVDAISGATISNKLFKEAVWNALETAKK
- a CDS encoding ABC transporter ATP-binding protein; its protein translation is MLNIRNITKVYKRANIPFKAVNNVSLKIEKGDFIHIIGRSGSGKSTLLNIIGTLLNTNEGELFLDGIDYKNLNDDEKSKFRNENIGFIPQSPSLLSYLNILENVMLPYDLYDREGDSESKAMYFLKELAIEHLAKSYPKELSGGELRKVTIARALINEPKILIADEPTSDLDIENTKEVMELLTKINDRGTTVLVVTHELDTLKYGKKVFTMSEGVLTEGRKL
- a CDS encoding ABC transporter permease, translating into MTKRKMYFKMIVNSLIRRRARMIVALLAIAIGATIMSGLVTIYYDIPRQLGKEFRSYGANFVILPAGDEKISEEEFQKVKSEIPKEKIVGMAPYRYETTKINQQPYILTGTDMLEAKKNSPFWYIEGEWSTNNDGNNVMIGKEISKKLNLKIGDSFIVEGPKAGTKVTASSHSDSAEDSKLKDIGDDFYSKKLTVKGIITTGGAEESFIFLPLTLLNEILEDKTNIDGIEASIEADSKTLENLAEKIKINLSNVIGRPVKRVTQSQDIVLGKLQALVLLVNTVVLILTMISVGTTMMAVVAERRKEIGLKKALGATDKEIKSEFLGEGSILGFIGGVLGVGLGFIFAQEVSLRVFGRAINFPILFAPITIIVSMLVTVFSCLYPVKKAIEVDPALVLRGE
- a CDS encoding ABC transporter ATP-binding protein, whose product is MQERKVLLEVKNVSKIYGDLHALSNINLSIRKGDWVAFMGSSGSGKTTMMNIIGCMDKPTIGEVILDGLDITKESQSSLTTIRREKIGLIFQQFHLIPYLTALENVMVAQYYHSIPDEKEALEALERVGLKERAKHLPKQLSGGEQQRVCIARALINNPEIILADEPTGNLDEANEKIVIEILKKLHKEGTTIIVVTHDNEVGDEAERKIILEYGKIIKDIQK
- a CDS encoding ABC transporter permease, with product MSKKLTSFNLAMENIRQKPLRSAYMIILVVIFTVILYVGSMFTISLRQGLESLSNRLGADIIVVPAGYKAEIESVLLKGEPSTFYLPQDSMEKLKVFDEIEKMTPQIYVATLSAACCSYPVQIIGIDIESDFLISPWINHSFKRELKDGEAIVGSHVSGDVGTDIHFFNQNLKIVGKLKQTGMGFDATVFVNRNTARVLARESERIHSNKVAEEDLISSIMIKVKSGVDSVKLSSKISKTLGSEGIFAMFSKKFINSISSNLKTLSTYIAFFIVALWLLSIIILGISFMAIFNERKKEMAILRILGASKKKLKNIILLEATILSVYGASLGIFLGIIISMIQLPAVAERFSMPFLSPGFKQYFLIILISFISAIIIGPLSAMKVANKIAKEDSYLSLREEL
- a CDS encoding DUF4418 family protein — translated: MKKNLLEFISLLLSVVLFLVPKYIAPVCMPNPDGSHMACFYSGNLIMKFAVFLFIISLSMILASRYFFAKFIKIIGSIANIVIAALVYMVPHGIVYMENEIGKPYGICSMHTMECHTHHTFEIAAIIAGLIALVMLINLIYIFLRKVR